The window AGATATGCAGGCTTTAAATGAAAAGCTCAATATTCTTGTTCCAAACCCAGCAGAAGCGTTGATAGGTATGTCAGATACCTATATCAAACGCGGTGTCACACTTGATAATATGATTGAGGATGCACGTGTTAAGTATATTACTGGTCAGCTCAATGACCAGGGCTTCAAGAAAGTTCTTGACAACTGGAGAAAGCAGGGTGGAGACCAGATTATAAAAGAAGTAAATGCACTGTATCGTAAGTACAAAAAGAATATTCCATATAAAGAGGACTTGTATAAGATTCTCAATTAAATACTTAGTAAAAAAAATATTTAATCTCGTGCGAAATATTTCTGATATTTCGCACGAGATTTTTTTTAAAACACTTATTGAATTTGGAGGTTTAAAAAATGCAAGAAATAAAGCTAAAATGGCTTATAAAACCGCAGGTAGGCAATATTGGTGCAACGTTTTGTATTCCATGGAAAAAAGGAGAACTAAGGAATACAGAAGATGTTATTGTAAGAAACAAGGATGGAAGTATTATTCCTACTCAAAACTGGGCACTTTCATACTGGGGTGATGGGTCGGTAAAGGTGAGTAGCCACGCTGCTTTCTTTGGCACCAATTTACCTGATGAGCTCTTTGCATGTATTGAAGAAGATACCGTAACAAAATTCGAAACAATGGTTGAAGTTTATGAAGGCAAAGATCATATTAGCGTTATAACAGGCAAGCTTGAGTGCAAAATTAGCAAGACCGGAGATAAAATTATTGAATATTTAAAAGTAGGACAAAAGATTATTTGCTCTAATCTCACGCAAATTCTTATTACAGAAAGAATTTCTAATTTTACAGGATATAGGACTAAAGTTGAAGAAGAATACATTCCTCAAATATTAGGTGCAAAAGTAGAGTCTCACGGACCTTTGAGATGTGTTATAAAGGTGTGGGGAAGACATTTGCGAAATACCAAGATGACATTTGATGGCTCTTTACTCAAACAAGGGTGGCTACCTTTTGAGTTGAGATTATATTTCTATGCAAATTCAGATAAAATTAAGATTGTCCATACATTTATTTACAACGGAAATCCCCATCAAGATTTTATAAAAGGATTGGGCTTAAAATTTGATCTTCCTTTGCACTCTCCTCTGTACAATAGATTTGTAAGATTTGGAGGGGACAGTGGACTTTTTTGTGAGTCACCAAAAAATTTGATAGATGTGTACAGAAAAGAGAGATACATAACAATGTTTCAAAATCAGGTCAATGGACAACCGGTAGATTTTGATATTGACGAGGACCACCATTATATTAGAGAGATTAACAATACTCCAGAGTGGGATGAATTTATTCTTTTTCAAGATTCTTCCGAGCACTATGTTATTAAAAAACGTACATCTTGCCAGTGCAGTTTTGTAAAAGCAACAGAAGGCAGAAGATCTATGGGGTTTGCGTATGTTGGTGATGAGAATGGTGGGCTTGGAGTAGCTTTAAAGGATTTTTGGCAAAAATATCCTTCAGGATTTGAGGTAAAAGCTTTAACTTCTTCTGAGGCAAATTTAATAGTTTGGCTTTGGCCCCCTTATGCTGAAGTTATGGATTTGAGACACTATGATTTTGGTACATACACATCTTCTTCATATGAAGGGTTTGATGAGTATAGAAGTACTCCCTATGGTATAGCTAATACAAATGAGCTGTGGCTGTACTGTTTTGATTATGCTCCAACAAGTGAGCAGCTTTTGGAATATGCAAAAATGCAAGGATTTTCACCTCTTCTTGTATGTAGCCCTGAAAGGTATAAAGAGACAGAGATATTTGAAGGATTAAATTTACCGGATAATAGCAACTCCAAGAAAGAAAAGATTGAAAGAATACTGACAGCTATTGTTGATTTTTATCTAAAGGAAGTTGAGAGAAGAAAGTGGTACGGATTTTGGGACTATGGTGATTTTATGCATAGCTACGATATAGTAAGACATATGTGGAAATATGATATTGGTGGATATGCTTGGCAGAACACAGAGCTTGTGCCAAACATTTGGTTGTGGCTTATGTTTTTGCGAACAGGACGTTTTGATATATTTAAAATGGCTGAGGCAATGACAAGACATACATCAGAAGTAGATGTGTATCATCTTGGGGAATACAAGGGACTGGGTTCAAGGCACAATGTTGTTCATTGGGGATGTGGTTGCAAAGAAGTGAGAATTAGCATGGCATACCTTCACAGGTATTACTATTATCTTACTGCCGATGAAAGAATAGGCCAGCTTATGGATGATGTAAAAGATATTGACAAACAAATTATGCACATGGACCCTATGCGTGCGTATTTTACGAATGATCCTGAAAATAGAGTACACATAAGGGTTGGACCGGATGTTATGACCTTTTGTGCCAATTGGTTTGTAAGATGGGAAAGGTACCAGGAAGAGATTTATAAACAAAAGATAATAAAAATACTGGATTTTTTGAAGAAAAATCCAGCAGCATTTATTTCGGGTGGTGTATTTGCCTATGATTCCGAAAAAACCCAGTTAAAACCTATTGAATACACTGGTGGTTCAAATTTTGTATTTTGTTTTGGAAACACACTTGTTTGGCTTGAAATAGTCAAGAATTTTGAAGATAAAGAATTTGAAGAGTTGTGTGCTCAGCAGGGGCTTTTTTATACCGAATTTAAAGAAAACAAAGATGAGATTTTAAAAAGCTGGGGCGTTCCAAGCTTTGGATTTAAGTTGAACATGCTCAATATTGGGATGGCTGCCTTTGCTGCAATGAAAAAGAATATTCCTGAATTGAAAAAAGAAATCTGGCAGATGTTTTTAGACTATAACAAAAATCCCTGGCTGAAATTTATTTGTGATGGAGGTATCAAGTTGCAATTGGCAACTGTACCTGAGCCTGTTGTGGAAGTTCCTTTTATTTCAACTAATATAGCATCTCAGTGGTCATTAAACGCATTGCTTGCACTTGAATTTATTGGAGATGAGCTATGAAAATAATATAATTAACCTGGAGGGATATGATATGAAAGAAAATAGCAGCTTAAAAATATTCTTTGATACTCCCGCCAATGATTGGAATGAAGCGTTGCCGATAGGGAATGGAAGATTGGGGGCTATGATTTATGGAACTATTAAAAAGGAAATACTTCAGCTTAATGAAGACAGCATCTGGTCGGGAGGACCCATGGAAAGAGAAAATCCTGATGCTAAACAGTATCTACCTCGTATACGAGAACTCTTGTTAAAAGGAGAAGTAAAAGAAGCAGAAAGGCTTGCTACTTTTGCTTTAACGGCCACTCCACCAAGCCAGGGGCATTATGAGCCTTTGGGATATTTGTATATAGATTTTGATATTAATGAGGATAAGGTAGAAAAGTACAGTCGTGAACTTGATCTTGAAAGAGCAGTTGCAAAAGTAAATTTTGAGCTAAATGGAATAGTGTTTAAAAGGGAGTATTTTGCTTCATATCCTGATAATGTGATTGTAGGAAGGTTTGAATGTAAAAAAGAAAAAGGCATTTCTTTTTCTGCAGTCTTGCGAAGAGAAAAAGGGAAATATGTTGACAGGTGCGGTCGCATAGGAGATGATACAATATTTATTGAGGTGTTCAACGGCGGCGCAAATGGGCTTTCGTTTTGTGGAATGGTCAAGGCATTGACACCAGATGGCAGAGTTTTTTCAATCGGTGAAACGTTATTTGTAGAAGATGCATCAGAAGTTATATTGCTAATTTCTTCTGCAACCACATACAGAACATCTGACTATTTTGAACATACTTTAAATACACTCCAGAAAGCTGCTCAGAAGGGTTTTGCGAAGCTATATGAAGACCATATTGCTGATTATACTTCTTTGTTCAGAAGGGTAGAGTTTTATATCGATACTGAAGACCAGGATAAGCTTGACTTACCGACACCTGAGCGGCTTAGCCGCTTGAAAGAATGCGAAACTGATTTGGGTTTGATACCTCTGTATTTTCAGTTTGGCAGATATTTACTAATTTCAAGCAGCCGGCCTGGCAGCCTTCCTGCGAACTTGCAAGGTATATGGAACAAGGATATGTTGCCACCATGGGATAGCAAATATACTATTAATATCAACACACAAATGAATTACTGGCCTGCAGAAGTTTGCAATCTCTCTGAATGTCACCTACCACTATTTGATTTGATAGAAAAAATGAAAGAAAGAGGAAGAAAAACGGCTGAAAAGATGTATGGATGTCGAGAGTTTTGTGCACATCACAATACAGATATCTGGGGTGATACTGCACCTCAAGATGTGTATTTACCTGCAACTCACTGGCCGATGGGTGCTGCTTGGCTGTGCCTTCATATATGGGACCACTATGAATATACAGGTGATGTTGAATTTTTGAAATCTCACTATGAAACAATGAAAGAAGCAGCTATATTTTTGCTTGACTATATGGTTGAAGACCACAATGGCTATCTTGTGACATGTCCGTCTTTATCACCGGAGAACAAATATATTCTTCCCAATGGAGATGTATGCAGTTTAACATATGCACCGACTATGGATATTCAAATCATAACAGCGCTTTTTAGCAGAATTATTAAAGCAAGCGAAGTTTTAAATATGGACTTTGACTTTGCACAGCAGTTAAAGGAAACTTTAAAAAGATTACCACCAATAAAAATTGGAAAACATGGTCAAATTCAAGAATGGATTGAAGACTATGAAGAAGCAGAGCCCGGGCATCGTCATATATCTCACCTATTTGGGCTGTATCCTGAAAGCCAAATAACAAAAGAAAAAACACCGCAGCTTTTTGAAGCAGCAAAAAAAACGCTTGAAAGAAGACTTTCTTTTGGTTCAGGGCACACAGGCTGGAGTAGGGCATGGATAGTATGTTTTTGGACACGGCTAAAAGATGGTGAGAAGGCATATCAGAATATCTTAGAGCTTTTAAGAAAATCCACACTGTCTAATCTATTTGATAACCATCCACCTTTCCAAATTGACGGGAACTTTGGTGCTACTGCAGGAATTGCAGAGATGCTTTTGCAATCGTATGATGAAATAATAGAAATTTTACCTGCCCTACCTTCAGATTGGAAAAGTGGTTATATCAAAGGGCTCAAAGCAAGAGGAGGACATATTATTGATATTGAATGGGAGAACAGAAAACTCAAAAAAGTTAAAATTAAATTTGGATTTAGGCAAGATGTTAATGTAAAATACAAAGATAAAATTGTACGAATTGAAGGCAAGTCAGGAGAAGAAAAAATAATTAAAGGTGAGGAATTTAATCTGTGAAATAGTTAATAACCTCTATTTTGAGCATTTATGGAAAATTGAAAAAATTTATAAGGAGGTTTTGTAAGCTATGCTTTATCCACGTGAGACAAGAACAAGAGAGGTAAAAGACCTTAGTGGCATATGGAGATTTAAAGTTGACAGGGAAGGGTATGAACAGAGGTGGTTTGAAAAACCCCTTGAAGATGCTATTTTGATGCCTGTGCCGTCAAGCTATAACGACATAACCCAGGATGAGAGCATAAGAGACCACATAGGTGATGTGTGGTATGAAAGGTCATTTTACATACCTGAAGGTTGGAAGGACAAAAGAATAGTTTTGAGAGTTGGAAGTGCTACTCATCACGCAAGAGTATTTTTAAATGGTAAGGAAATAACCCAGAACAAAGGTGGATTTTTGCCTTTTGAAGTTGAGATTAATAAATTTGCCCAAATTGGCTGTGAGAATAGACTTACAATTGTTATCAACAATATCTTAGACTGGAGCTGTCTTCCACCAGGATTTATAAGAGAATACAATGACCCAATGCATCCAGAAGGGTATAAAACTCAGGAGTATCTTTTTGACTTTTTCAACTATTCAGGTATTCACAGACCAGTTATGCTTTACACCACTTCCAAAACATATATTGAGGATATTAAAGTGGAGACACAAATTGATGACAAAAAGGGGATAGTTTGCTTTAAGGTGGTTGTGAATGGTGAAAAGAAGGATGAATGTCACATAGAAGCAACTTTATATGATAAAGATGGAGGACAAATAGCCAAAGTGGAAGGCCCAGAGGGTATGATAGAAGTTGAAAATGCAATATTTTGGGAGCCTTCAAATCCATATCTTTACAAACTAAATGTGACTTTAGTACGTGATGGTAAAGCTATAGATGAATATTA is drawn from Caldicellulosiruptor diazotrophicus and contains these coding sequences:
- a CDS encoding glycoside hydrolase family 95 protein, translated to MKENSSLKIFFDTPANDWNEALPIGNGRLGAMIYGTIKKEILQLNEDSIWSGGPMERENPDAKQYLPRIRELLLKGEVKEAERLATFALTATPPSQGHYEPLGYLYIDFDINEDKVEKYSRELDLERAVAKVNFELNGIVFKREYFASYPDNVIVGRFECKKEKGISFSAVLRREKGKYVDRCGRIGDDTIFIEVFNGGANGLSFCGMVKALTPDGRVFSIGETLFVEDASEVILLISSATTYRTSDYFEHTLNTLQKAAQKGFAKLYEDHIADYTSLFRRVEFYIDTEDQDKLDLPTPERLSRLKECETDLGLIPLYFQFGRYLLISSSRPGSLPANLQGIWNKDMLPPWDSKYTININTQMNYWPAEVCNLSECHLPLFDLIEKMKERGRKTAEKMYGCREFCAHHNTDIWGDTAPQDVYLPATHWPMGAAWLCLHIWDHYEYTGDVEFLKSHYETMKEAAIFLLDYMVEDHNGYLVTCPSLSPENKYILPNGDVCSLTYAPTMDIQIITALFSRIIKASEVLNMDFDFAQQLKETLKRLPPIKIGKHGQIQEWIEDYEEAEPGHRHISHLFGLYPESQITKEKTPQLFEAAKKTLERRLSFGSGHTGWSRAWIVCFWTRLKDGEKAYQNILELLRKSTLSNLFDNHPPFQIDGNFGATAGIAEMLLQSYDEIIEILPALPSDWKSGYIKGLKARGGHIIDIEWENRKLKKVKIKFGFRQDVNVKYKDKIVRIEGKSGEEKIIKGEEFNL
- a CDS encoding exo-rhamnogalacturonan lyase family protein, translating into MQEIKLKWLIKPQVGNIGATFCIPWKKGELRNTEDVIVRNKDGSIIPTQNWALSYWGDGSVKVSSHAAFFGTNLPDELFACIEEDTVTKFETMVEVYEGKDHISVITGKLECKISKTGDKIIEYLKVGQKIICSNLTQILITERISNFTGYRTKVEEEYIPQILGAKVESHGPLRCVIKVWGRHLRNTKMTFDGSLLKQGWLPFELRLYFYANSDKIKIVHTFIYNGNPHQDFIKGLGLKFDLPLHSPLYNRFVRFGGDSGLFCESPKNLIDVYRKERYITMFQNQVNGQPVDFDIDEDHHYIREINNTPEWDEFILFQDSSEHYVIKKRTSCQCSFVKATEGRRSMGFAYVGDENGGLGVALKDFWQKYPSGFEVKALTSSEANLIVWLWPPYAEVMDLRHYDFGTYTSSSYEGFDEYRSTPYGIANTNELWLYCFDYAPTSEQLLEYAKMQGFSPLLVCSPERYKETEIFEGLNLPDNSNSKKEKIERILTAIVDFYLKEVERRKWYGFWDYGDFMHSYDIVRHMWKYDIGGYAWQNTELVPNIWLWLMFLRTGRFDIFKMAEAMTRHTSEVDVYHLGEYKGLGSRHNVVHWGCGCKEVRISMAYLHRYYYYLTADERIGQLMDDVKDIDKQIMHMDPMRAYFTNDPENRVHIRVGPDVMTFCANWFVRWERYQEEIYKQKIIKILDFLKKNPAAFISGGVFAYDSEKTQLKPIEYTGGSNFVFCFGNTLVWLEIVKNFEDKEFEELCAQQGLFYTEFKENKDEILKSWGVPSFGFKLNMLNIGMAAFAAMKKNIPELKKEIWQMFLDYNKNPWLKFICDGGIKLQLATVPEPVVEVPFISTNIASQWSLNALLALEFIGDEL